Genomic DNA from Pseudorasbora parva isolate DD20220531a chromosome 17, ASM2467924v1, whole genome shotgun sequence:
TTAATGTTTGTACCTGCATTGTTTGAGTTTTTTTAATATTCAGAATGTGATGTGGATTCAAAGATTAAATGAACAAATGTGGTCGTTTTCAGGCTCCTTATTTCTCAGTGTGCCATTGACTGCTCACTCCCACACATTGAATATCAGTGCACTGATCTGTGCAGCATTGTACAAATGCATCCTGGGGCCTTTCCCATCCATATTTAGAGAttttcttgttgttgttgttttttgttctgTGACCGTGATACTCGGACACAACTGGAATTTAAATCAAGCCCTGCTCTTGGTGCCAGCGACTCAGTATCCCAAACTTTCAATAGACCAGCCAGTTATATAAACATAAAGCAGGAATGTCCTAATGACATTCACAGAGCTATCATATATTTCCCAGTGATATCTCTCTGGCACAAACTTAACCTTATACAGGGGAACAGGATTTGTTTAATTAACTGCATTATCGCTTAAATCCATGGAGGAGATTTGTTTTGCTTCATGACTGACATCAAACGTGTTCAGGGGATTTCAGTAGATGCAAAGGCATCAGAAATGTTTGATCTTTTTCTTCTCACTTTTGGCTTTCTGTAATGTCTCCGTCATGGCCTTTGAATGGGCCGTCCCTGTGAATGTCTGGAGCCACCCACACTGTCGTCTGGTTGCCAGATGTACTGTATTTCTCTGTGGCCCCCAAAAGGGTTGGAACTGTTATCCTGTCACTGTGAGAAGAGAACCAGAGAGGCACTGAGcgagaaagagaagaaaagacACTAGCAAAACTACAGTGGTGGTTTGAGTTGAAACAAAAGGCTTTTTTATGTTGAGATCCTGCTAGCAACAGGAAACTGAGTTTGTTTTCACGGGATTTACACTTAAAGAGAGTCCTGAACCCTTGCTAAAAACTAAGATGCAAAAACCAAAGGATGTGAACACACGCGGCACAGCTGTGAGACCGTAAGCCATTCATTTAACAATCAAATAACATGACAGAGATGCTATTGAAATGGAAttttaatattctgatttacTTTTAGGCATGTGAAACAAGATTATAAAGCTTCagtaatgtgttttattagggTGTTTTGTTGTGCACTACATGTGTTCATTACAAGTGTTGTGGTCTCACTGCACATAGTGCATCTGGCCCTTTAAAATGTGCCAATGTTAGAAATAACCCCATGTCTGCctgtttacattatattaatCACCGTATAAATTCTCATTCCAGCTCTGTGCAGATTATGGGTACGAGCGCCAGTGCAACTTCCCAGGCTGCTCCGCTTGCACCTACACACCAGGCTGATCAACCAGGGAACGGCATGGCCGAGCACAGGCGTTCACTACAGTCAGTGAACATTCGCAACAGCAAGGCTAAGTCCATCATCACAAACAAGGTGGCCCCTGTTGTCATCACGTAAGTGACAAGCGCAACATGATGCTTTTTAAAACTGACTGTAAGAGCCCACTTATGCACAAAATGTCACACCTGTGTGTTACTCTTTGAGAGAAAACAGTTGTGGATATCATCAACAACTTCACCTTGAATTAAAGCATTAGACAAACATGTGTCATCATCATTTGTGGATTTTTAATGTATGCCACTTCAAAAACGTTTtgagttttttctttttacagaaATAACTGCAGGGAAGAGTTTCAGATTCATGACAAGATACAATCTTCCAACTACTCAGTGGGAAGGATATCTGACCTGCTGCCTGAGCACTACCTAGTGTTGGTATGTTTGTCTTTTTGAGatttaaactaaatatttagtGCTTATTGTTTGAGCTTCGAGGTATAATAGACAATGCAGTAATGATTAGGAGATGTAGATCAGTGCATGGAAATTTCTTGTCATTTATGATTAAATAAGTTTTATGACTTGCTTTTATATTGTCCAGGGGGAGTTTTTTATGATACAGGATGTATACAATAGAGCTGATGTCTTAAATACTACAAAAAGCCACGGGGCCCCCAACTTCCGCAAGGTCAAGGGAAACTACCCTCTTTTTGGAATGGGCCAACCTAGCCTGAATGGTTTCAAACAGGTCCTCCAGAGACTGCAGATTGACGGCTGTGAGGTCAGTGAGTGGTCCTTTGAGTAGGATGTAAAGAAATGAGGCACAAATACAGTGCAATTTTTGCTGTAAGAACCTTTAGATTTGTTAGCTATAGTTAGCTGTAACATGTATTTGTTAGCTGTAGCATAGTAGTATATGTAGCATAAACCTAGTATAAAAAGTAACTactttttaaatgcataaaaattgGGACTTTTTCTGTCCCAACTTAAAGGTCTCGACCACCTTGACTCCGTTCTGCAGATAGGCCTTCAAATAACGATCTTTGATGAATTGCTGTTTATCTCACAAAATATGTGAACAGGAGGTGATTTTCATCTGCCTGAGGGAAGAGCCAGTGGTGTTTTTCCGCTCAGATGGAGACTTTATTCCGTACACTCCCAGAAGAAGAGAGAACCTCCATGAGAACCTTCACGACTTGGACAGAGAGCTCAGTGCAGAGCAAATAGAGCTCTCCATCCGAAAAGAGGTCAGTTAAAGAGCAGAACTAGTTGTGTGAGGAGGATCGATCGCCATCCTTTTATGGTGAAATGTGTCATAGTGTCTGTTCCATGTCAGTTTTTAATTCTCTGATATTTTCTCCAGTTGTGTGACTTTGCCAAGCTGAGTGAGAATGTGTTCTATGTCTATAATGACATTGAGCATTTTAAAGATGAACCTCAGCATGTTCAGATTCTGTCAGAGGAGGACATTCATGTTACTGAAGAGGTTTACAAAAGACCACTTTTCAGTCAACCGTTACACAGGTATGTCCTCAAATTGTGTTACATAAAATTGTTaaatttgtacattttttaaaattatgctCACCCATACTGcacttatttgatcaaaacaaaataaaaaatatgtaatattgtgacattttattacaattcaaaataactgttttgtatttttaaaatatttttaaatgtaatttattcctgtgatggtattgctgaatttttatttttttatttttttttattctttatttattagacattttaaattttaactATTTACAGCAGATCCCAAAATCCGCCCACGATCACAAGACATAAAAATAAGACTTGAAAATACTAACATGGATACATTTAGAAAGATTAGTATACAATGTGACACACATAAAAAGAAGGAGAGCAAATAAGCAAAATATACCTACATATACACACTTATAGATAAAGGTACATCTCAAGATTTTAACTTTTTCCAGATCCACCCAAAATTGTATTGTCCTTCTGGAGGTGCAGTGCACTTTAGCTGTGGTACATTCTAATACGACAATGTCCAACAAATAGGCCCTCCACATAGACACAGCTGGGGTAGACGGTTCCAACCACAGTTTCATTATAACCTTTTTAGCTGCAGTAAGGCAAAATCCTCTTTTGACTGACAGACAGTGTTAGCGAAGAATCATCCAGCAAAAGAAAAACCAATGGGTCCTTTTGGATTTGGATCCTTAAAAGGTCTTTCAATAAGTCCTGGACAGAAGACCAGAACTGCTCAATTCGAGGACAGTCCCAGAACATGTGCATGTATGTACCAGGGCTTGCATTGTTATACAAGCGACAGAAGGGAGTaatgctgaattttcaggagccattactcctgtatttagtgtcacatgaagaaacttattattaaattaggtaacactttacaataagttttcattagttaactacattaatTAACATGAACTGATAATGAACTGTAcatctacagcatttattaatcgttgttaaaataacattagtgaatgcactgtgaactaacattaaaaaaacaccactaacgttaacaaagataaacaaataaagtaacaaattattattaaataatgtaaacaaatgaaaaCTTGTAATgattttgaaaacagttgttttgttttggaaattatgattttatttcatgaatcattgatgaatagaaagtttagtagaaaaacatttatttgaaatatacatattgtgtaacattattaatgtgttccttttgatatatttaatgtatctttgcttaataaaaatatattattgacTGCAAACCTTTAAACAATAGTGTACATTAAAGGTGTTTGAAAAGTATCAAAAAAAAACGATGGAAGGCATGGAAAAAACTTCACAAGGATttttaaaatacacacacacacacacacacacacacacacacacacacacacacacacacacacacacacacacacacacacacatatatatatatatataagactaaatctgctctaaattaaattaaaacctgacaaaatacagtaaatgccaatatatgaatgaaaatgaatCTTTAGTTCTATATATTCATTGATTATGATTTTTTATGCATTTAGATATTACAGATTACCGCTTCCCATGGAAGGGGCACCACTGGAGGAAACATTTGATTCCTTTGTTAATATACTCAGGGTAAGACCTCTGAATATTatatctttttttctccttctGATTCCTAGGTTTAAAATAACTCCATGTGAGCTCCGGTTTATTTATATCTGATGATTTGTGTCACTGAACCAATGATTCATCCCAAGAACCAAGCGCTAGCCTggaaactttatttatatttcactGTCACCAGAAACATTAATCTTTTAAAACCATATTAACACAGACACACTGTGTTATAAATGTTAACTTAAGGCCATGAAAAATGTCTTCATGTATCTGCTCATGATCAGGAAATGGcgaattattttttcccattttcattttattttcattttatcaGGGTCGGACTGACAGCCAAAAACGAATGTGTATTCTCTTTTAAAGGTTACAGAGATTTATAGACTTGGTTTAATTCATttgcctggtttcacagacaaggtttagcatagtcccagactaaaaggCCAGCTCCTGTTTTAATATTAGCCATGTCTGCGAAACATAAAACTATGTCATTCATATTACAAAATTGACCAACCTTTGTGCCCACCAGGAGACCCCAAACCTCTCTGTGATGCGGGACAGCTCCAGACCTCTGCCTGCACTGCTCTTCAGCTGCCAGGTGGGGGTGGGACGCACCAATCTTGGCTTAATTCTGGGAGCCTTAGTATTTCATCACCTGCAGGGGGCATCAAAGACCGTCAGGTACCTCATATACACTGTTATTGCAGTTTCAATTACTGTTTATGTTCTCAAAGAAGAGCATTAGTTATGTACTACTAACACTCTTCTGTAATAATATTATGTTTTAAAGTCATTTCACTGTTTAAGTTCTACTTAAGACTCCATTTCTTTTACAGGCAGGAAATACAGAAGAGTGAACACAAATTGGATATCAAAGTGATTCAGTTGCTAATCAGTCGCCTGCCTAAAGGTCAACAACTCCTTGATGAGGTTAGAGCGTATTAATGATGTTTGTATACCTCATGGTTCATGAAGTAGACCAATTGCTTTCAAGGGTGTATTCATTTGCAAAAGTAATAGAAACCAAGCCTGTTACTTCTTACAAAACATACCACATTAGAATTTAATGAATAAATGgctttatataaataattgaaaGTGCTTTTTTATGCATACACCGTAGGTTGATGATGCTGTTGCGATGTGTTCAGAGATGCATAACATAAAAGATGCCGTGTATGAAAACAAGCTAAAGCTGGAAGGCATTAGCCAAGACTTCCAGTTTCAAGTGAGTCTCGACTGAAACATTCATGTGTCTGTGTTGTTTAGTTTCTATAAAACTTGCTTTCATGTAATTAAAGTGCTAAATGAAGGTCACATATCTGTAATTCGCACATTTCTGTTTGCAGGGAAGCGGCACAAAGGGCTATTTCCTGCAAAGAGCACTGCAGAGTCTTGAGCGCTATGTGTACCTATTATTATTCAATGCGTATCTTCATGACCAGGTATTGTATTATCATATTTAAAAGCAGTATTATGCCATAATTTGAATAATTCCTGCATCTTTCCATCTCTGTAGTATCCACAGGCGTTTCCCCAGAGCTTCAGTCAGTGGATGTGTATGAACGCTTGGATCTACAGACTGCTGGCCAGCATGGATTGCTCAGAACTCTCAGCACCAGCAAACCTTATAACCAATGGGATTCGAGTTCTGGTAAGGGCTCAGCTGCAAAACCATTGAACAACCTTTTGCTTCCCAGAACATTAGTTTATGGTTATAGAAAGCCTAAAACCTAAAAATAAAGTTCCTAGAATGTTAGGAAGTGGTTTTTCAAAAACACAACCAAAGGGCAACAGTACACTAACGTTGGGGGAATATTCTGTGTTTGTGGTGAAGAGATTCATTATgttaaagttgttgtttttttctttatccTTGAATAGTCTTGCTTGAATTGATCTGATATGTCAGCTTTTCTAAAAGCAAAGACTAAATCTCATTAATAGGACATTTGATATCCCAGCTTATATCCGAGGTGAACTGTGACCTCCCCCTCCTTCTCCTGTAGCACAGCAGATTCTCCTAAAACATAGGCATGCACTTACATAATATCTTCAATTTTTATTAAAGGTGTCCAGTGAGTTTTTAGCAACAGATCTGCTTAGTACAGCCAAGGAGATGAAAGTTGCCAATTTCAGACGTGTTTCCAAAATGGCTCTGTATGGGATGGGCCAGCCAAACTCTGAGGTAAATCCTTTATGAAGCTCATTTTAACCAATATTAACAGCCCAGTATTCTAAACTCTGGCTATCTGTACAGTCTAATACTAACTAATCAAAGCTTGTCTGTGCCTATTTCAGGCTCTCGCTGTTGTAATGTCCTACCTGACAGACCAGAGGCGAGGGCACTCCACATTTCTCTGGCTGAATCTGCAGGAGGAGCTTTCGCTGGAGGCAAATGGACACATGTTCACTCCTCGAGAGCCAGGCTGTCTGGAACAGCCTATTCCAGTCTGTGTTCAACATCCACAGCAACTACAGGTGAATTTCTGTTCAGTGCAGATCTTTAGTATTAGTAGTATGTATTATAAATTGAATTGAAGAGGGTAGTCTTTATTTCTAGAATTATATGACTGGTTCAGATGAAGTTGTTGTGGGTACAGCATGCATACTGTgtgcaatgaaatacaatatTCAATACAGTTCAATACAATGTTCAGTATAAAGTCTAAATCTGCTAAAGCTTGCAATAATGCATTGTGTGTCTTCGAAATGTTTAGTGATGGGGATTCGTATTTATCCAAGTGATTCGAATCTGTTGACCAAAGATATAAACGCCCATAAATAtaaactactgttcaaaagtataAGGTTGGCAAGATTTTTTACGTTTTCTTAAAATAAGTCTTGTatgctcacaaaggctgcatttatttaatcaaatctCAAATTAaaatctgttttctgttttaaaatatttaaaaataatttattcctgtgaaggcaaggctgaattttcagcatcattcatTACTTTagtaatcattctaatatgctgatttggtgttcaattttattaatgttgaaaacctTTGCGCTGCTTAAAGGTGGAAACTTTAGTGGCACTGTGGAAATGTTagtggcatctagtggtgaggttgcgaATTGCAACCTCATTCtaagataataaaaacattacagtTCATTATGTGAGGTCTTTATAtatcactgaaaacatagtaatgtatattatatagctTTTCTGtaaatagatcctcataaatattacacactgcacctttaattgtttttcatattttttccccaattaATTAGTAggttatttgaaatagaaatgattattttcacaataaagtcttactgaccccaacatTTCTTACTTTTAAATTAGCATATCTAAATAAAACTGTAACTGACCTGTAAAACATTAAAGGGGTGTTTGCATGCGAttgcacttttttaactttagtgtgtaatgttgctgcttgagcataaacaatatttgcaaagttacagcgctgaaagttcaatgcaaacggataTATTGACTTTTAGTTATgacagtttattgcctacaaaaacggctggtttggactacaatgagcttcttcccgggttggtgacatcataaacccttgctagtcactgcagatgtgacttctggccataatggtaaggggcgtggcgtttccggacaacctgtgcttggcacttcagccaataaaaatacatgaaactacatttggccatctaaccaatctaagaccattgcatttttcggagggatgggcttcatagaagcatgAAGCAGTTCAAAGAACAggggagacagcggtgtggaataaagttaaaatataagaaaaatacagcgtttagACATGTTATAATGCACCCCATtaacaaccaagcctagaaaaaaaacacagaaccaccctTTAAATACTTCTGTGTGCAAAATAATTGCTTGGGCTTCCATTTGAGATTATACAGTCTTATGGTAGGCCATATTTTATTACacaaatatttttcatatttggtCCCCATAATATATATCTGTTACATGTACAATAGCTTTTGATTTCATCATAAATCTGAAATGTGAGATgagcttttttaaatgttcaccTACAAGAATTACTGCTGTGATATAAGAACCTGAGAAGTTTTAGCAATGGTAAATGGCCGTCTCTACAGGAAATGGAGCTGGCACTGAAGCAGGATGTCCTGAGGTGTGAGAAGTGGCTGGAGGTGATTACAGAGCAGGATAAACAGATGAGGATGTTCAGGAGTTGTCACACCATAGAGGAGCTCTTTGTTCATCAGAAGAGCATTCATTCAGGGCTCAGCTACCAACGGATTCCCCTGTCTGACTGCTGCGCCCCTAAAGAAGAGGCAAGACAGTACACTATAAAGCATGGTGTAGATTTGACACTTTAGTTGAAATGATGTTGGTTTTCCTCAGGTTTTTGACCAGTTGCTGGAGGCCATGAAGAGTAGTCTTGCTCAAGACCCTACCTGTGCTTTCATCTTCAACTGTCATGATGGGAAAGACCGAACTACTGCAGCTATGGTCATTGCCACTCTCACCCTGTGGCACATTAATGTAGGTCATTTTCTGCTGTCGGCTGAG
This window encodes:
- the pald1b gene encoding phosphatase domain containing paladin 1b — protein: MGTSASATSQAAPLAPTHQADQPGNGMAEHRRSLQSVNIRNSKAKSIITNKVAPVVITNNCREEFQIHDKIQSSNYSVGRISDLLPEHYLVLGEFFMIQDVYNRADVLNTTKSHGAPNFRKVKGNYPLFGMGQPSLNGFKQVLQRLQIDGCEEVIFICLREEPVVFFRSDGDFIPYTPRRRENLHENLHDLDRELSAEQIELSIRKELCDFAKLSENVFYVYNDIEHFKDEPQHVQILSEEDIHVTEEVYKRPLFSQPLHRYYRLPLPMEGAPLEETFDSFVNILRETPNLSVMRDSSRPLPALLFSCQVGVGRTNLGLILGALVFHHLQGASKTVRQEIQKSEHKLDIKVIQLLISRLPKGQQLLDEVDDAVAMCSEMHNIKDAVYENKLKLEGISQDFQFQGSGTKGYFLQRALQSLERYVYLLLFNAYLHDQYPQAFPQSFSQWMCMNAWIYRLLASMDCSELSAPANLITNGIRVLVSSEFLATDLLSTAKEMKVANFRRVSKMALYGMGQPNSEALAVVMSYLTDQRRGHSTFLWLNLQEELSLEANGHMFTPREPGCLEQPIPVCVQHPQQLQEMELALKQDVLRCEKWLEVITEQDKQMRMFRSCHTIEELFVHQKSIHSGLSYQRIPLSDCCAPKEEVFDQLLEAMKSSLAQDPTCAFIFNCHDGKDRTTAAMVIATLTLWHINGFPECEEDEIVSVPDAKYTKGEFEVVMEVVRVLPDGHCVKREVDAALDVVSETMTPMHFHLREIIISTYRQIKMAKSEADAQWLRLRSLQYLERYIYLILFNCYLHLEKKDSWRRSFSQWMYQVAARAGIYAILNHLGFSEFENPDDSPMTRLRFRWLPHSVQSIPVRGKLF